The genomic region TGAGTAGAAGGCCTCGGCCCTCGCCACCCCGGGCAGCGACCTAATGAAGCTAAGGTCGTCTTCGCTCAGCCTATAGTTCTCCCTGGGAAAGACGGCTATGGAGTTCTGGCCGAGCGACGTCACCCTGTCGACTATGTAGTCTGAGTACCCCCTAACCACCGAGCTCATCATGACTAAGACTAGCGGCCCTATCGCTATGCCCACTATCGTGAGGGTGGCTCTAGCCCTCTTCTCGCTCAGGGCCTTGAAGGCCAGCCTGAGGAAGTCTAGGAGCAGGGCGCGGGAGCTCACAGCCACTACCTCCTGTTCGCTAGGCGAGTCTTAAGGGCTCTGTGTATTAAGAGGGCGGCTGTGGTTAAGAAGGCTACGACGGCTACCACGACAACCCAGGCCTCGACCCCCACGACTACGTTAGGCGCTGGTGCAGCTGGCGCCTCAGCCCTAAGCTCCACGTCTACCTGTAGCTCCCTTGAGTAGAGCTCGTTGAACACGTTGTAGTACTCTATCCTTAACACCCCGACCTCCTCGTACCTAGGGACCTCTACTTTGAAGGTTAGTTCGTCGCCGGGCGCTACATCGCCAATCAGCACCGACCTACTCGCCCCTCCAACTTGGAAGACTGCCTTAACTCTATAGGCAGTCGCTGAGCCGTAGTTGACGACGGTGCCCGCGACCGTTGACGAGGAGGCTCTGCCAGTCGCTGAGACGTCCTTTATCAGTAGGTCTATGAAGGGCTCGACGACCACGACTATCGTGTTATTAAAGCTCCTAAGAGAGCCGCCCGCATCCCTATAGATAGTGGACACCATTAGAGGGACTGGGCCGTAGGTCACTATCCCCACCCCGCCTACTTGGGGCGCGTACATCATCGGGTTGTAGGCTAGGGACACCGGGACCGCGACGCTACCCCCGGCCCCTATCGACCCAATGTACGTGACCGCCGGCGTAGCTATCAAGAGAGGCGTTACGCCTCGGTATGGGAAGATGACTAGGTATACGTCGTGCAGTGGCGATGTGCCGACGTTCTCGACCGTGAGCGTTATGTTGGTGAGCCTGCTCTTAACGCTTAGGCTACCGCTCGTAGACACCCTTAGGTACTCCACTCTACCTAAGACGCTCGCGGGGATTGACACCTTCACAGCCCTCTTAGTGCCCCACTGGTCGACGTAGGAGACTGCTCCGCTAATATAGTGCGTGCCAGGGCTGACGTTCAGGACGTGGAGCCTAGCGGCGAAGGACAGCACATCCCCCCTGCTAAAAGATAGAGCTTGGCCCGCGGCAGGCTCAGAGACGAGGGGGATCCTAGGCCACGGTGCCTGGGCGAACTGGCCCGCCGCGGCCAAGGTAGCAGGTAGCGGAGCCGCCTTTACGTAGGACGAGTTGTCTAGGGCGTTAAGCATCCCTGGGGGGAGGAATAGCTCTAGTACGGGGCCCTTCATGCTGTCCACGTAGTTGTTCCTCACCATCACTAATAGGTGGGCGCCGCGGGTATTAGGGCCCACGGACCCTTCGTACCAAGAGGAGGCGATGAACTCTACGGCTTGGCTGTCGTCGCTAATGAAGACGTCTACGCTAAACTCCTCAACACACCTCACTCCCGGCCCGCCCGACTGCAGTATGAAGTCTGCCGTCAGCCTAGCTACGTACCTCCCAGGCTTCACGTCGCCCACGGTGATGGTGAAGGGGGCGGTGAACGTGCCTAGGCTCCTAACCGGGCCCTCGACGTACGCAGTCGCAACCCGGCTGCCGCGCGAAGAAATGTTTGCTGGGAGCTTGAGCGATAGCAAGATCCCTCCCACTTGGAACGGCGCCCTATTGGCAAAGGTCACCTCGTACGTCGCGTTCTCAGTCCTAGGGAAGACGCTGTAACCCCTCTGCCAGCCAGAGCTCACGACCATTAGGTTGCTCGACAGCCCAGGGTAGCTCTCAACGGGGAGGTGGACCTCAAACCTCCTAGAGACGCCTACGTGGGCGCCGAACTCGCTAAAGGTGTAGTTCACCATCACGGTGAGCTGGGCGCTCCGAGCGTCGGCGTCGACGTCGAAGTACAGGGTGGCTGACGCATAGGAGCCTGGCGTAAGCCTGGCGGCTAAGGCCTCTGAGCTCTTTATTGGCCTAAGCTGCTGCGAGCTAGCCTTTATAACTACGCCGACGGCGTCGTGCCTCCCGTTGTTAATAAGGTGGAGAGAGAGGGGGACGTAGCGCGCCCCTCCATAAACAGGCCTCGGGTCTGGGGAACCCCAGTACGCTGAAACGAGCACTAGCTCAGGCACGTAGCTATGGTGGCTCTCAACGCTCACGCTGACGTCGAGCCGCTGCCAGGCCATGTAGGAGGCCCCCTCAGAGATCCTTACGTAGGAGACGTTGAGCGAGATCGCGTGTCTCCCCAAGCCTACCTTAGGGTCCACGTCGACCACTAGGTCTACGTAACAAGACCCTCCCGAGGGCGCGCCGTTGACAAAAGTGCCGGAGATAGAGCGCACAGAGATCCCTGCGGGGGGGCTGACGGCCACTGCCATGCCTCCGACGGGCTCCGGGAGCCTATTGATCAGCGTCGCCCTCACAGTCACGTCCCTCGCTGACTGAAGCAGAGGGGCGGGGGAGCCTTGGTACAGCACGTTAACTGAGGAGGTCACTAGCGGCATCTCCATGAGCGGGTCGGTGACCTCGAAGCTCGCAGCGACCTCTCCTTCATCACTGTAGCCCACTCCGTCGTCCGTCCTCATCGAGGCATTTACGCGCAGGGTCGCTTCGTACACAC from Candidatus Nezhaarchaeota archaeon harbors:
- a CDS encoding ABC transporter permease, coding for MSSRALLLDFLRLAFKALSEKRARATLTIVGIAIGPLVLVMMSSVVRGYSDYIVDRVTSLGQNSIAVFPRENYRLSEDDLSFIRSLPGVARAEAFYS